A single region of the Vicia villosa cultivar HV-30 ecotype Madison, WI unplaced genomic scaffold, Vvil1.0 ctg.002392F_1_1, whole genome shotgun sequence genome encodes:
- the LOC131638713 gene encoding cytochrome P450 94B3-like, translating into MVGALITFLLSLQPLSFIFFLLFYLTFLNFLPVKKLAGTGPTTYPIIGCLLSFSRNRFRLLDWYTDLLAQSPTNTILIQRLGACRTVITANRHNVEYILKTNFKNFPKGKPFTEILGDFLGKGIFNVDGDLWIKQRKLASHEFSLRSMNDFIMHTLKGEVNGKLLPLLDSLCIENKEVDLQELLGRFSFNVICRFTLGSSDDDDDNRCCLDPSFPISPLAKAFDVAAEISARRGAAPLFLVWRMKKWLRVGSERRLREAVNEVQTRVMEMISNRKKKMNVLREEFVGGQDLLSRLISSGHDEEVIRDMVISLIMAGRDTTSSALTWFFWLLSSHSEIEDRIVKETLNYDYDFDYESLKNMKYLKACLCESMRLYPPVAWDSKHATCDDILPDGTMVKSGDRVTYFPYGMGRMENLWGKDWFEFRPDRWFVEPVEPGENEVKLKEVCPFKFPIFQGGPRVCLGKEMAFVEMKYVVASIVRRFKIKLASSEKPMFVPLLTAHMAGGLKVLVSERV; encoded by the exons aTGGTGGGAGCCTTGATCACTTTCCTTCTTTCCCTTCAACCTCtctcattcatcttcttcctcctcttctacCTAACATTCCTCAACTTCCTACCAGTCAAAAAACTCGCCGGAACCGGTCCAACAACCTATCCGATCATAGGCTGTTTACTATCTTTCTCCAGAAACCGTTTCCGGTTGCTAGATTGGTACACTGACCTTCTAGCCCAATCGCCAACCAACACTATATTGATTCAGCGATTGGGTGCATGTAGAACAGTTATAACCGCAAATCGACACAACGTGGAATATATACTCAagacaaattttaaaaacttCCCTAAAGGAAAGCCTTTCACCGAGATCCTCGGGGATTTTCTCGGGAAAGGTATATTTAATGTGGATGGCGATTTATGGATCAAACAGCGAAAACTGGCGAGTCACGAGTTTTCGCTGAGGTCCATGAATGACTTCATCATGCACACGTTAAAGGGAGAAGTGAATGGAAAGCTACTTCCGTTATTGGATTCATTGTGTATAGAGAACAAAGAAGTTGACTTGCAAGAGTTGTTGGGGAGATTTTCTTTCAATGTGATTTGCAGATTCACATTGGGGagcagtgatgatgatgatgataataggTGTTGTTTGGATCCTAGTTTTCCAATTTCGCCGTTGGCGAAGGCTTTCGACGTGGCGGCTGAGATTTCGGCGAGGCGTGGAGCAGCGCCGTTGTTTTTGGTGTGGAGAATGAAGAAATGGCTGAGAGTTGGATCGGAAAGGAGGTTGAGAGAGGCGGTGAATGAGGTTCAGACACGTGTCATGGAAATGATTtcaaatagaaagaaaaagatgaatgtaCTTCGTGAAGAGTTTGTTGGTGGTCAAGATCTCTTGTCACGTCTCATTTCTTCAG gtCATGATGAGGAAGTGATTAGGGACATGGTGATAAGCTTGATTATGGCAGGGAGAGACACAACATCATCAGCATTAACATGGTTCTTTTGGTTACTATCAAGTCATTCTGAGATTGAGGACAGGATAGTGAAAGAGACATTGAATTATGATTATGATTTTGATTATGAATCATTGAAGAATATGAAGTATTTAAAAGCATGCTTATGTGAATCAATGAGATTATATCCACCAGTGGCATGGGATTCAAAGCATGCCACGTGTGACGATATCTTGCCAGATGGCACGATGGTAAAAAGTGGAGATAGGGTGACTTATTTTCCATATGGAATGGGGAGAATGGAGAATTTATGGGGAAAAGATTGGTTTGAATTTAGACCGGACCGGTGGTTTGTTGAGCCGGTTGAACCGGGGGAGAATGAAGTAAAACTGAAAGAGGTTTGTCCTTTTAAGTTTCCTATTTTTCAGGGTGGTCCAAGGGTGTGTTTGGGAAAAGAAATGGCTTTTGTTGAAATGAAATATGTGGTGGCTTCAATTGTTAGGAGATTTAAGATTAAATTAGCTAGTAGTGAGAAGCCTATGTTTGTGCCTCTTCTTACGGCGCACATGGCTGGCGGCTTAAAAGTATTGGTTTCTGAAAGGGTGTGA